In bacterium, a single window of DNA contains:
- the def gene encoding peptide deformylase, whose translation MPLLSIRTYPDPVLRRECKPAEPGGAELNKLAEDMLETMYAAPGVGLAAPQVGVSLKMIVVDVGVALGEKDPIVFLNPEIVNSSEVIAFEEGCLSLPEFTVEVERARVLEVKYQDLEGKEKTLTAEDFLSVAIQHEMDHLEGRLLLDHTSAIRRQIYHRQARKMKAQIS comes from the coding sequence TTGCCCCTTTTATCCATAAGAACATATCCAGATCCGGTCCTTCGGAGGGAATGCAAACCTGCCGAGCCGGGAGGCGCTGAACTAAACAAGTTGGCCGAGGACATGCTCGAGACCATGTACGCAGCTCCGGGTGTCGGCCTTGCCGCCCCACAGGTTGGCGTTTCCCTGAAAATGATTGTTGTGGATGTTGGTGTTGCCCTGGGAGAAAAGGATCCAATCGTTTTTCTCAACCCTGAAATCGTGAACTCTTCCGAAGTGATCGCTTTCGAGGAGGGCTGCCTGAGTCTCCCGGAATTCACGGTGGAAGTTGAAAGAGCCCGGGTTCTGGAAGTCAAGTACCAGGACCTGGAAGGCAAAGAAAAGACGCTGACCGCTGAGGACTTTTTATCGGTAGCCATACAACATGAAATGGATCACCTTGAAGGACGCCTGCTCCTTGACCATACTTCAGCCATCCGGCGCCAAATTTACCATCGACAGGCACGAAAAATGAAGGCGCAAATATCCTGA
- a CDS encoding DUF116 domain-containing protein, with protein sequence MKIKPRKRLFIGLLLSLEIVFALGLFILWYIPSSGYENFGKSLSVFWGWAFGFIMVVFTLGILFLVAIILRGREVWGAKWLRGILVRYLLPVIMSVGKLLGIPKDDIRRSFIEINNDLVRSSSFKAPPKRILILLPHCVQRDICPYRITVSVNNCRQCGKCDFNELTKMADRLGIEMTVATGGSLARRVVVEKNPELIVGVACERDLTSGIVDTYPIPVIGVLIRRPEGPCINTRVNVDKVNDALETFMSEHSFASEKETGQTSVS encoded by the coding sequence ATGAAAATTAAACCCCGTAAAAGACTTTTCATCGGACTCCTGCTGAGCCTGGAAATCGTTTTTGCCCTGGGGCTTTTCATCCTCTGGTACATACCGTCCAGTGGATATGAGAACTTCGGTAAAAGCCTTTCTGTTTTCTGGGGCTGGGCATTCGGCTTCATCATGGTGGTATTCACCCTCGGAATTCTGTTTCTGGTGGCCATTATCCTCAGAGGGCGAGAGGTTTGGGGTGCCAAATGGCTCAGGGGCATACTCGTTCGGTACCTTCTGCCCGTCATCATGAGTGTGGGCAAGCTGCTCGGTATCCCCAAAGACGATATTCGAAGGTCCTTCATTGAGATCAATAACGACCTGGTGAGATCAAGCTCCTTCAAGGCACCACCGAAACGGATCCTTATTCTCCTGCCTCATTGTGTCCAGAGAGACATATGCCCTTACAGGATCACCGTGTCCGTGAACAACTGTCGCCAGTGCGGGAAGTGCGATTTCAACGAACTGACGAAGATGGCGGACCGCCTCGGGATCGAGATGACAGTGGCCACCGGCGGGTCCCTCGCAAGAAGAGTGGTAGTGGAAAAGAACCCGGAACTCATTGTCGGGGTGGCCTGCGAGCGCGATCTTACAAGCGGTATTGTGGACACCTATCCCATCCCGGTAATTGGTGTTCTTATCCGGCGACCCGAGGGGCCGTGCATCAATACTCGCGTTAATGTAGACAAGGTCAACGATGCCCTCGAAACCTTCATGTCGGAGCATTCCTTTGCCAGTGAAAAAGAAACCGGGCAAACCTCAGTCTCCTGA
- the fmt gene encoding methionyl-tRNA formyltransferase has translation MRILFMGSPQLAIPSFHASRDIGQIVGVLTQPPKASGRGQKMTASPISREVGQWGIEAMTPNSLRTPEIEEILRKLKPDIAVVVAYGKILPPNILTVPKMGCVNIHASILPELRGAGPIQWAIARGFKETGVTLMQMDEGMDTGPILLQKTTAIGSEETAGELGARLAQIGAQLLREGLLRFYQGELPPVPQDNSQATYAPLLTKADGLIDWSFTAGQIANRIRGFSPWPGTYTTRAGSRLLITRARALEELNQATSGTIIATRTNGIQVACGSGTLDVLAVKPEGKREMSIPEFLAGYTVEVGEILGT, from the coding sequence ATGCGGATCCTTTTTATGGGGAGTCCCCAGCTGGCTATCCCCTCCTTCCACGCTTCAAGAGACATTGGCCAGATCGTCGGGGTCCTCACCCAGCCTCCTAAAGCTTCCGGCCGCGGTCAGAAAATGACTGCTTCCCCCATATCCCGAGAAGTTGGGCAGTGGGGTATCGAGGCCATGACCCCGAACTCTCTCAGGACTCCGGAGATCGAGGAGATCCTGCGCAAACTCAAACCTGACATCGCTGTGGTCGTGGCTTACGGAAAAATACTTCCCCCCAACATCCTCACGGTACCCAAAATGGGGTGTGTCAATATCCACGCCTCCATCCTCCCGGAACTGCGCGGAGCCGGCCCCATCCAATGGGCCATTGCCAGGGGCTTTAAAGAGACGGGGGTGACCTTGATGCAAATGGATGAGGGGATGGACACAGGCCCCATCCTTCTGCAAAAAACCACCGCTATAGGGAGCGAGGAAACTGCGGGAGAGTTGGGAGCTCGTCTCGCACAAATAGGGGCCCAGCTCCTGCGTGAGGGCCTGCTTCGCTTTTACCAGGGAGAGCTTCCTCCCGTCCCGCAGGACAATTCCCAGGCAACGTACGCACCTCTGTTAACCAAGGCAGACGGCCTTATTGACTGGTCTTTCACAGCAGGACAGATCGCCAACAGGATCCGGGGTTTCTCGCCCTGGCCGGGTACATATACCACCAGGGCCGGCAGCAGGCTGCTCATTACCAGAGCACGAGCCCTGGAGGAACTGAACCAGGCAACCTCGGGAACCATCATCGCCACCAGAACCAATGGTATCCAGGTAGCCTGCGGCAGTGGTACATTGGATGTTCTCGCTGTTAAACCGGAAGGGAAAAGGGAAATGTCCATCCCGGAATTTCTCGCCGGATACACAGTCGAGGTCGGGGAAATTCTCGGCACGTGA
- the rsmB gene encoding 16S rRNA (cytosine(967)-C(5))-methyltransferase RsmB: protein MKKKPGKPQSPEGARKAAWRILLAWEAGSDALEALRDSYFHGARLDLRDKALVTELTQGTVRHLLFLDHTIQSKLDRPDLVLPGPVLIALRLGAYQLIHLHKIPAHAAVKETVQIIKDSRHRRFSSLVNAILRKIADKGSSPIPTLDDDPIKHIELATSTPQWLVERLLSFKSVEETRQILQALNRTPPLTLRVNTSRISRDELMKDLEDQGVTVKPGKLSKTAIVLEARTPPWELKPFKEGLCTVQDEGAQLIAGLLEPARGQKILDACAAPGGKTGHLAQLTSEQALIIAADRSYKRVHMMSDSLKRLGVGNVRYLTADLGTAASPLAEKTIDRILLDVPCSGTGVLRRHPEGKWKKDPETISQIAAVQEDLLVSMTRSLKTGGRLLYTTCSLLEEENEEVVDRFLAGSADMDRLDMREKYPDLRQNVFSDRGELRLWPHLHDCDGFYACLMEKK from the coding sequence GTGAAAAAGAAACCGGGCAAACCTCAGTCTCCTGAGGGAGCACGAAAGGCAGCCTGGCGGATCCTCCTGGCCTGGGAGGCCGGCAGTGACGCCCTGGAAGCTCTTCGCGACAGTTATTTCCATGGTGCCAGGCTTGACCTCAGGGACAAGGCCCTTGTTACCGAATTGACACAAGGAACTGTCCGTCATCTGCTTTTCCTTGACCATACCATTCAAAGTAAGCTGGACCGTCCTGACCTTGTCCTTCCCGGTCCTGTTCTCATTGCTCTCCGGCTGGGTGCCTATCAGCTTATCCATCTGCACAAGATACCGGCTCATGCAGCTGTCAAAGAAACTGTACAGATCATCAAGGACTCCAGACATCGAAGGTTCTCATCCCTCGTCAACGCGATCCTTCGGAAAATTGCAGACAAGGGATCCTCACCAATACCGACCCTGGATGACGATCCCATAAAACATATCGAACTTGCCACCTCCACACCCCAGTGGCTGGTAGAACGCCTGTTGAGTTTTAAAAGTGTGGAGGAGACCAGACAGATCCTGCAGGCCCTTAACCGGACACCACCTTTAACTCTGCGGGTCAATACCTCCCGGATCAGCAGAGACGAACTGATGAAAGACCTGGAGGATCAGGGGGTAACGGTAAAACCGGGGAAGCTGTCTAAAACGGCCATCGTCCTTGAGGCTCGTACCCCGCCATGGGAGCTCAAACCTTTCAAGGAGGGGCTGTGTACGGTTCAGGATGAGGGCGCCCAGCTCATTGCCGGGCTGCTCGAACCGGCTCGAGGCCAGAAGATCCTGGACGCTTGTGCTGCTCCTGGAGGGAAGACAGGACACCTGGCCCAGCTGACATCAGAACAGGCGTTGATCATCGCCGCGGACAGGAGTTACAAAAGGGTCCATATGATGTCCGACAGCCTCAAAAGGCTGGGTGTCGGCAACGTGAGGTATTTAACTGCCGACCTTGGCACAGCCGCATCTCCACTGGCGGAGAAAACTATTGATCGCATCCTGCTGGACGTACCCTGCAGCGGTACCGGCGTTCTCCGGAGACACCCTGAAGGGAAGTGGAAAAAGGATCCCGAAACTATTTCACAGATAGCAGCGGTCCAGGAGGACCTCCTGGTGTCCATGACTCGCAGCCTCAAAACCGGGGGGCGCCTGCTGTACACCACCTGTTCTCTCCTCGAGGAAGAAAATGAAGAGGTCGTGGACCGCTTTCTGGCCGGATCGGCGGATATGGACCGCCTCGACATGAGAGAGAAATACCCCGACTTGCGGCAGAATGTTTTTTCCGACAGGGGAGAGCTTCGGCTTTGGCCCCACCTGCACGATTGTGACGGATTTTACGCATGCCTGATGGAAAAGAAATAA